GAGGGGCCATTTACGTTGGCAGTACGCCTGCCATGGTTTTCTCAAACGACTCCTTCCGGGTCGGAAACAGAACGTTCCCCGGAACACCCGTTCAGCTCCTCCTTTCGTATGCCCCCTGCGCTGGTAAGGGAATTGGCTACATCGTAATGGTATCCACTCCCGGTGGCTCAAATGTGTACAACGGCATCATTAAAACCCCCGAAACGACAACCCCAACCAAAGTAACCTTTGCCCCCGGTTTCAGGTTCACAACCCTTCTGGTGCTCCACAATTACACCACGTATATGAAAGCGTATTTCGGGATTTCCTGCCCATCCAACAGCTCCAGGGGAGGCCTCAGCTGGCCCTTAATTCTGGCGATTTCAGGTTCTGTCCTCGTGCTCGTGGCACTGTTCAAGAGATAAGGGGGTGTAAGCGTGCTCATAGCACTCATAAGCGATATTCATTCGAACCTTGAGGCCCTTGAAGCCGTGTGGGACGAGATTAAGGAAGCAGACACTTTCCTCTGCATGGGTGACCTCGTTGGCTACGGCGCTTCCCCGAACGAGGTCGTTGAATTTGTGCGGAAGCAAATGGAGAGGAGAACCTTTCTCTGCATCCGCGGGAACCACGACAACGCCATAGCCTTCGGCGCGGACTGGAGCTTCAACCCCTACGCGAGGCAGGCTGTAAGGTGGCACCAGCGCGTCATTACTGTCGAGAACCTTGAGTTCCTCAGACGACTTCCGGTAAGGCAACTCTTCACGGACGACACGGGCAGAAGCTACCTTCTCATCCACGGCTCGCCGAGGGCCCCCCTCGACGAGTACCTCTTCCCCTGGCTTCCCGAGAGCGAGTTTAGAGCGGTTCTGAGCTACGTCCGCCAGGACGACCTGCTTCTCGGCCACACACACGTGCCGATGCTGAAGGTGATTGAGGGGAGACGGATAATAAACCCGGGCTCGGTGGGCCAGCCAAGGGACGGGGACTGGAGGGCGAGCTACGCGCTGATAGACACGGAAACGGGAGAAGTGACCTTCCATCGCGTCGAATACGACGTTGAAGAGAGCGCGAGGAAGATAATAGAGGCAGGATTGCCAAGGTTTTTAGCGGACAGGCTCTTCGAGGGCCTTTAGTCCTTTTTCTTCAGACCGCCTTCGAGTGTTCCCCTCGGTCTCGGGGAGGTTGCCTTCGGAAGGCGTTTGAGCTTGGAGCGGACGGCGAGCTTGTTGGTGTCTATTATTATGACCTCGCCTATGCTCTTCACCGCGCTCACGGGGATGAGGAGAAGCCCCTCGTGGTCTGTAACGAACTCGCTCGTGTCGAGGTCCTCGTCGGGCTCGGCGACGATTACAAGGATTTCACCGGTCTCCTCGTCGAAACTGAGGTCGTAGACCCACCCGAGTCTTATTCCAGTGTCAGTTATGAGCTCAACATCCCTAAGCTTGGATGCCATTATCTTGACCATCTCCGCCACCTCTGGGATTAATCGTGTAACCCCTTGGGGATTAACGTATAAAACCTTTTTCCAAAGGAATCCAAAAACGGGAAGGGAATCAAGCCTTCTTGGCCTGCAACTCCTGCGCCCTCTTAGCCAGCTCCCCGAGCTGGGCCTCAAGCTTCTTAAGCGCTTCCTGGGTCTTCGCGATTGCCTCATCGTACTCCTTTATGCGCTCCTCGAGGTATTCGATGGCGCTATCGAGGTTCTTCTCGACGGCGTAGCCGGCGCCAACGCTCACAATCGCGTTCTCCTTGTCGGTTATCCTGCCCTTGAGGAAGGAACCGGCCCCAATCGGAACGAGGATTTCAACCTCTCCCTCGGTCTTCTTGAGCTCCTCCAGCGTCTCCTTGACGGCCTTGAACTCGTCCCTTCCAAGGGTGAGGAGCTCAAGGTTCTGGGCCAGCAACTGAGCCTGCGCCTGCAGGAGCTGATACTCGTAAGCGAGCTTCTCCATCTCCTTCTCAACCATCGCTACCACCGGAGAAACTACGGAGGGAGGCTTTTAAGGTTTGGGTTAAAAGAAAAGGGGAATCAACCGAGGATTTCCTCAGCGATTCTCTCGGCAATCTCCTTGAGCGCTTTGCTCGCCGGGCTGTCGGGGAAGGCCTCGACAACCGGCTTAAGCATCGCCATGCTCTTTGGAATGGCCCTGTCGTAGGGGACCTCGCCGATAATGGGAATCCCCTCGGCCTCGGCCCACTCCCTAAGGGCGGTAAAGCCCGGGTTCAGGTCGGCCTTGTTGACTATCAGGTAAGCAGGTTGCCTGAAGTGCTGGACGACCTTGTAAGCCCTCTGAACGTCGCTGAGCGAGGCGGGAGTAGGCTCAGCAATCAGTATCGTCAAATCGGCCCCGCCTATGCTCGCTATCACCTGACAGCCAATTCCAGCAGCGGAGTCAACTATCATGTGCTCCAGGTTGAGCTCGTCCATCAGCTTCTTTGCCCACTCCTTCTCCTCGGTGACGAGCTTACCGCTCTCGGGCCTGCCGACGTCGAGCTGGGCCGAGATTATCGGGAATCCGTACTTGGTGGTTGCCTTTCTGATGACGCCGGAGCGGGCCTGCTCAAGGGTTATAGTGCCCGGAACTGGGCAGACAAGGCCACAGACGTTGCAACCCTCGCAGGTGAGCTCGTTGACGACGTAGTTGCCGTCCTCGTCGATGTAGATGCTCTCGTATGGACATCTTTCATAGCAGATTCCACAGCGGACGCAGGTCTCGGTGTTTATCCTAGCAACCTTAGCCCCGATGTGCTCGCGCTCCTTATCCCATTCCTCAACGCCGAGGAGAAGGCCGAGGTTCGGCGCTTCGGCATCCGCATCAACCGCTATGAGCCTGTATTTATCCTTCAGGAAGTAGAGGAGCGAGGCCGTTATCGTGCTCTTCCCGACGCCACCCTTACCGCTCGCAATCGCTACCTGCATCACTCATCACCTCCAAGGAAGTCGGCAACCTTCTCGGCCAGCTCGCGGAAGATTTTCGCCTCGGGAACGTCCTCAAGGACGATAGGCCTTCCGCTTACGTAGCTCCTCACGATGTTTTCGCTGTAGGGGATTTCAGCGACGACCTCAGCGCCGTACTTCTCCGTTATCTCCCTGACCTTCTCAACGTCGCCGAGGTCCGAGCGGTTGACCACGACCCATGTCTTGAGGCCCATCAGCTTTCCGAGCTTTAGAATCAGCTCGGTGTCGTGGATTCCGAGCGGGGTCGGTTCGGTGACCGCTATGAGGAGCCTTGACCCCTCAATCGCCTTCGAGACTGTGTTGCCGGTTCCAGCGGCGGTATCAACCATCAGGAGCTCGTAGTTGAGGTTTCTGGCCCTCTTCTTGGCCTCAACGACGAGGGGCATCGAGCGCTCCTCGCCTTCCCTAAGCTTCCCGGTGACGAGGGTGAAGCCGTAGGGCGTTTCCGTTACGTAGGTGTGCCCGATGACGCGGAAGGCTTCCTGAATAGCGCCGGGAACGGGGCAGACTATCTCACAGGCCCGACAGCCGGAACAGAGGTTCGGCATGAGGAAGGGCGTTCCGTCCTTGAGGGTGATTATCGCGTGCTCCTCGCAGACTTCCGCACACTTCCTGCACTTGGTGCACTTCGAGTAGTCAAACTTCGGCATGAACTGGTTCACCGGCTCTTCCCCGGCCAGCTCAACGCCGAGGAGCAGGTGGTCGTTCGGCGCCTCTACGTCCAAATCCGCCAGGACGAGTTTGAAGCGCCTCGCAAGCTCGACCGCAAGGTTAATCGCGACGGTTGACTTTCCAGTTCCTCCCTTTCCACCGCTCACGGCTATCTGCAAGCTCTCACCTCCAGGAATTAGGGGAGCCGAATTCCTTTTAAGCTTTGTGCATAATCACGAAAAGTCGCGAAAGGTTTTTATTCACAAAGCGTTATTAAAACCCGGTGATGCGAATGGAGAGCGTCGTTAGGATAGAGAAGAAGAAGGCCGAAGTTTACAGGGCATTGATTCCGCTCGTCCCGAGGGACTTCAAGGATGACCTTAAACTGCTCGCGAGCCACGCCGAGAGGAACGCGAAGCTCCTCGAGGGCGTTGAGGTACCTGCTGACACGAAGGGCCTACGGGAGGTCGAGGTTGCCCTCGAGTTCCTCGAGAAGGCACTCGCCGACCCAGAAGCGACCGTTGAGGACTACTACCGCTACGCCATCGACGCCGAGGAAGCGACGGCAAGGCTTTACTCGGAGCTGAGCATGAGGGCTAAATCAGAAAAGACAAGGAGGCTCTTCCGCTGGCTGGCGGAGATAAGCAGGGAGCACGCCGAAATCCTCAGGAGACACCTCGAGATGTGGGAGTTCATGCAGGAGAACGTTGAAGAGGAGGAGATTCCAGAGGATTTAATCGAGCAGTGGTTCGAGGACATCGACCTGTGATTAGGCTCCCCTAAATCTTTTTAAAGGGCCTTTCGAGCTTTCACTGGTGATGCTCATGAGGTGCCTCAAGGTCGCGTTCGGAATGGAGGATGATGAACACCTTATTGATGCCCACTACGGAGATTCAGAGTTCTTCGCAATCTATGAGGTTTGCGAAGACGGAAGCGTGAGGCTCATCGAGAAGAGGCCGAACAAAGCTAAAGATTTTGAAGAGGAGCACGACGAAGGCCACGGCGACCCGAGGAAGTTTAAAGCAGTGGTGAGCCAGCTCCTCGATGTTGACGTCTTAGCTGCCTTCAGAATGGGGCCGAACTTCCTGAGGATTCGCGACAAGACCAACAAGGTTGCATTTTTCACGAGGACGAGGGATTTGAAGCTCGCCCTGCAGAGGCTCATTGAGAACTTCAACGACCTCTGGGAGCAGGTGCAGGCGAAGAAGGCCGAAAAGCCACCCATCGAGGAGTGAACCATGCGCTTCTGGGGCATAGAGCCCAAAGTGGCGCTTTTCACTTTTCCCTACGCGCTCCTCGCCCTCTACCTGAACTCCGCCCTCGGACTCCGAACTCCGAGATTCCTGGAAGTCGGAGCGATTTTCGTCATCGTCGGAGTTGCACTGTGGCTCATCTGCTACCTCCAGGTTTCAAAAGCTTACAGGGAAGGAAAACTGCTGACGGACGGCTGTTACTCCCGCGTCAGGCACCCGATATACTCAATCTGGGGCCTCCTGATAATTTCCGGCTTCTCCCTTGTCGTCGGGGGCTTCATGCTCGGCCTGCCCCTGGTTTACTGGCTCGCCGTGGTGAAGTTTATAGGCGAGGAAGAGAAGGCTTTGGAGGAGCGGTTCGGCGATGGGTGGCGGGAATATGCAGAGAGAACGCCCCGGTTCCTACCGAGGCTTTGAGCTCCTGCCGGTTCACCTCTACGTTCTGGTCCACCTCAGGAAGGCCGGTGTTGACTACGCCAAGATGATGGCGAAGGTGAGCGGTCTACCCCTTGCGCTCATCGAAGATGCGATAAACGACCTCCTCGAGCTTCGCTTGATTGAACGCGACTCAGGGAGCGCGATAAAGAGGAGCAGGGCGCGCTTCAAGAAGGCCTTCGAGGTTCACAAGCACCACACCTACTACCGCCTCTCCCGCGAGGGCGAGCTCTTCGTCCGCTCGATTGACGAAAGGTGGCTTAAGCGGTATTTCAACGGCCTCTTTCCCGATGGCTGGAAGGTTGCTAATGCCCTTGCAGAAAGCAGGGACGTGAGGGAAGCGGGTGGAAGAGTTCAAATCAGCGAAGAAACCATCGAGGAACTCAAAATCCTGCGCTTCGTTACGGAAAAGGGCAGAAAAACGGAGTTCTTCAAGAGGCTGTGGGAGTTCCTCCAATAAAAGGGAACAGACATCAGGAGCGGGTAACGTTCGCAACGGTGACGTTCTGAATCGCAGTGGTGAGGACTTCGTAGGCGTCCCTGAGAGTGAAATAAGCGTTCCTGACGAGTATCATGACGCGATAGCTTCCAAGGCTCGCAAGGATATTGCCCCCTGCAGAAATCTGGGTAGCCTTCTGCATAAGCACGGTCGCGTTGTTGTAGAGAGCCAGTGCCTCAGAGAGCGTGGCGTTGTCCACTCCAAGCTCAACAGCCTTCTGGTAGGTGGCGTTGAACTCAGGAAGGAGGGCGTTGTAGTTCCTGTAGTAGAAGTACGTCAGCATCATTATTGTCGTTGGGGAAACCCCGCTCGTCGTCGTCAATGAAACCGCACCGGCCTGTGGTACTGCCATTCCGAGGAGGAGCACTCCGAGTATTGCAAGGGCTACCTTTCTCATGGTCTCACCCCAAAATGTATACATTCACCCGAAAATATAAATCTAACGGGCACGGTTCAGGCAAATAATGAACAGCGGAGTTCCCAACGGCACAGGACCATGAGGGCATCAACGCACTCACGGCACTGGAATCACGTACTTTTGGTTCCCCTTTTCAAAGCCCCTGAAGGAACCGAGCTTGAGGCCGAGGAGTGCCTTTTCAATATCGACCACCTTCATCGAGGCCAGATGGGTAACGCGCGTTCCGCTGAGGAACTCCGGCAAAAGCTGTCCCGTCGGTCCTGTCAGGACGAAGAGTTCCGCATTCTCAGCCCTGTCGATGAGCATGTCCACCGTCCCGTTTACGAGACAGCTCGCGCTCGCTATCACAATGTCCATCTCCGGGAGCAGATGGTACTCGAGGGTGTCGCTAAGCGTCTCCCTGTCCCACAGCTTGGGGTTTCTCTCGAAGACGTAGAGTGCATAACCCCTCTCACGGAGTTCACGGGCGAGAGGGGGCATGTTGCCGATTAGCGCAACTTTCCCGGCCTTCTCAGGCAGGAGCTCCAGAACGTCAACGTTGGTGGCGTCGCTTAGGTCTATGTAGTACTGCGAAACCGCGTTTATCGTCGCGAGTCCGAGGGTTCTTTCAATGACGTTCAAACTGTCGGCCTTTTCGATGAAAGCCTCAAGCGACGGTTCACTTATCGAGTTCGTGTAGCGCTGGACCTCCTCGGGAAGGGTCATCGCTACTCCAAGGGCCTTTCCGTTTTCTCCTCCAACGAGAACCCACGTGTATGGCAGAGCGAAGCCGAAATCAACCAGCTCAAGCCCATCAACGAGCTTCAACGCCTCCCGCTTAATCCTCCTCAACAGCATGCAACCACCTAACCCATTCATATGGCCCGGCCTTATTAACCAATCCGTTAGGGGAACCGAAAAGTTTATAAGTTTGTGCATATGCACAAAATAACAGGACGAAGGAGGTGGTGTGAATGAAGATTGCGATACCTACCAACGGAGGAGGACTGAACGATACCGTTGCTCCCGTCTTCGCGAGGGCACCCGCGTTCCTTATAGTTGACATTGACGAGAACGGAAACGTCGTGAACGAGAAGGTCATTCAGAACCCTGCAATGAACGCTACCGGCGGTGCGGGACCGCTCGCTGTTCAGACCCTCATCAACGAGGGTGTTGAGGCGATAGTTGCACCTCAGGTCGGCCCGAACGCCCTTGGAGCCATCCAGGCCGCGGGCATAAGGCTCTACCAGGTTGCCCCGGGAACCCCGGTCGAGGAGGCCATCAGGGCCGTAACCAGCGGAAGCGCCCCGAGTGCGAGCACTACAGTTCCAGCGCCGGCCTACGGACCGTATCCGGTCGCGCCCGCGACTCCGGCGACCCCGACCGCTCCAGCGTACCCGGCCTACCCGCCCTACGGCTACGGCTTCGGCCCGGGAAGGGGCTGGGGAAGAGGCTGGGGACGCGGTAGAGGCTTCGGACGCGGTTTCGGAAGGGGTAGAGGAAGAGGCTGGGGCGCGAGGCTCGGCTACTGCCCCTGGACCGGACAGCCAAGCAGAAGGGCCCTCCGCTGGCTCTACGGCTGGTGGTGAGCCCTTTCTTTCTTAACCCTTTGGAGGCCAGACGATGCCACGCGGTATGGGCAGGGGCTACGGGAGGAGAGGCAACGGCGGAGCATTTTACCCGTTTGGGGGCTTCTACGGAATCCTTGACCTTCTAATCCTGCTCGGAATACTCTACTTCCTGTTCAAGCTCTTCATAGTAGCTCTCCCGTACGCCCTCGGACTCGTCGTGTTGTTGCTCCTCCGCTCGTTCCTGAGGGGAAATCGCTTCTGGTTCTACGGGCCTTTTTGAGCCTATGCAAAATTTTTTAAATTCGGGTTACCTAAATCAATCGGAGGTGATGTGAATGAGGATTATCGTGTCCACGATAAACGGCGGACTCGACGACCGCGTTAACCAGGCCTTTGGAAGGACCCCAACCTTCACGATTGTTGATATCGAGAACGGGGAGATAGTCAACGTCCAGGTCGTCCCGAACCCAGGCTATTCCCAGCCGAGGGGAGCAGGAGTTACCGCGGCGCAGTTCGCCATTGACCAGGGAGCTGATGCAGTAATAGCGGGCCAGTTCGGTCCGAACTCCTACGGTGTCCTCCAGGCCGCTGGCATAAGGATGTACTCAGCTCCCCCGACCATGACCGTCAGAGAGGCCGTTGAGGCGCTCCTCCGCGGTGAACTCCAGCCCGGAATCCAGGGAGGAGCAGGAATGGGTCCGGGCGGTGGCATGGGTAGGGGCATGGGTCGCGGTGGAGGAATGGGAAGAGGTCGCGGTATGGGTCGCGGACGTGGCGGAGGCTGGTACTGAACCCTTTTATATCCCTTTCTCTTATGTATTCCGTGATTGCTTATGGCGATTGTCAGACTCTGGCACGGGAAGGTCCCGATTGAGAAGGCCGATGAGTACGAGAAGTTTCTCATCGAGAGGGCGGTTCCGGACTACGGCTCCGTTGAGGGTCTTTTGAAACTCTACTTCACGAGAAAAGATGAAGGAGACGTTGCCCACTTTCTCCTCATAACGGTCTGGGACTCGATGAAGGCCATAAAGCGCTTCGCCGGCGAAAACCCCGAGCGGGCAAAGTATTACCCCGAAGACGACGAATTCTTTCTTGAAAAAGAAAAATACGTCCAGCACTACCGGGTTTTCTACGAGAAATAATCGACACAACCCTTTTCTATTCTTTCACCCTATGTTGATGTGGTGGCGATGAAAAAGATTCAGCTCCTCGCCGGGATTCTTGCCCCCATAGTGGCCCTCACAGGCATAGGAACGGCAATTCTCATAAACCGCTCGTGGTGGAGGCTCACCGACAACGCGATAAGCGACCTCGGAAGGCTCGGCTTACCCCACAACTGGGTCCTCAACGTCTCGCTCATTGTCTCTGCAGTCCTGGCGATTTACTACGTTATTGGACTCATCGGAGAAGTCGAAAACACCATAGAAAAGCTTGGGATTGGAGTTTTCATCGTTGGGCTGACCTTCCTCGCATTAATCGGCCTCTTCCCCGAAGGAACAAGTCCCCACTACTACGTCAGCTGGGGCTTTTTCATCTTTGCGAGTCTCGGTTTCCTGATTACAGGTATTGGAATGGGTCTCTCAGGAGAGAAGGGGCTGGCGGTCTTCAGCATGGCCCTCTTTGCAGTCGGCTGGGCGCTGGCCCTCTGGGCGAAGAGCCACTTCTCAGGAATAGCTCCTGCGGAGTTCGTCGGCGTCTTCGGAGTGATTGCGTGGCACTACACGATAATATGGAAAAAGTTCAGAGGGGCTCCTCGTCCCAGAGGCTGAGGTTGTTTCCCCTCTCTTTTCTCACCAGCGGTTCTCCCAGGAGTTCCTGCACATACAGCTCTGCGACGAAAACCTCCCCCTTCATCAGATGACCGCCGAAGACGTCGCCGTTGGCGTTGCCCAGCGTGACGTGAAGGTGCGCGAAGGGCTTTCCATCTTTAAGGCTAACGTTACCGAGCAGGGTTAGCATCTCAAACGTCCCGAGGAGCTCAATCCTCTTGTAGTTCTTAATCTCCTCTGAGTAATAGCCCACAACAGGATTCCTGAGCGAACCTATGCCCTTGACAATCGCCGTCTTTATCCCCTTCTCCTCTGCGAATCTGTTAACGAACTCAAGGAGGTCCTCTCCCTCGGGAACCCTAAGCAGGAAAATTCGCCCCGGCTTGAACTCCATGCTCTCACCTCAAAACTAATAAGACCGCCACGCTTTAACGCTTTGGGTGATTCGATGAAAACCAAGGAAGCACTTCTCGCAATCCTGCCGGAGCTTGAGGAGCTGAAGGCGGTTGACTTCAGCCAGTACGCGCCACCTTATCCAAACTTACTCACAGCTTTCCTCGAGAGTGGAGAGAAAGGCCTTCCCGCCTTTCAGCGGTTTGCGGAAAGAGCCGTCGGCAAGGAAGCCGTTGGTCAGGTGCTCCTCTCACTCCTCCAGTACCTGCTCATACGCTACCGCCGTTTCAACGAGTACGCCGTTGTTAAACCTGCGGTAAAGGTGTTCCTGACGCTCAAGGGCTGGCTCAACGAGAACGGCTTCAGGGAAGACTGGAACAGGGTTCTCAGCTCGTTCATAGGCTACCTCGTGAGTATGGTGCCCATGATAGTAGAGCACGAAGATAAGGAAACCGCTCTGGCGTATGCAAAGCTTATCGAAGACCTCGCAAGGGAAGCTTCCGAAAAGTTCAACGACGAGTACTACGATGAGCTTCTTGAGCGGGCCGTGGAGCTGAGGAAAAAGGTTGAGGAAAGCTAACGCTCGAGGAGTACCTGCGCGTAGCTCCTCGGGTCCTCCCAGACTTTAACGAGGATTCGCTTCACGTTCTCCCCGGCCTTCTCCGCTATTCTCTCCGCGAACCACTCGGCTATGTACTCGGCGGTGACGTTGGGCTTGTCGAGGATTACCACCTCGTCCTCGGGCAGTTCGAGCCTCTTGCCGTTCTTCTCGACCACGACTCTACTGTCCTCCCTCTCGAGGACCCAATCCTCGCTGACGAGAATCCTGTGGTCGAGCCTTTTTATGAGGTTGCTGAGGTGGTTAAAGTCGAAAATCATGCCGTTCTCGTTCAGCTCGCCCCATATCTCCACGTCCACGTTGTAGGTGTGTCCGTGAATCCTGAGGCACTTGCTGTCGTAGGGCAATGCGAGGAAATGCGAGCTGTCGAAATCCTTATGCCAGCCAATTTTTCTCTCCACGAGCCTGAACATGCTCCCACCGATTGGGCTTCCCCGTTAAGGTTATAACTCTAACTGGACAAACCTGAGGGGAGGAGGCCGGAGAATGCCAATGAGAGGACCTGGATGGGGACGCGGTAGGGGAAGAAGACGGAAGATGAGGATGATTGGGTTCATTCCCCAGGTTAGGCACTTCTATCCTGCGTTGCCCCCGGTCAGCCAGCCGAAACCGCCGATTTTCATGACATATGAGGAGTTCGAAGCCCTCAGGCTGGTGGATTACGAGGGGCTAACTCAGGAGGAGGCAGGAAAGAGAATGGGCGTCTCCCGTGGCACCGTCTGGAGGGCGCTAAACTCCGCCCGAAAGAAGGTTGCCCAGATGCTCGTTGAGGGAAGGGAGCTCATAATTCTGCCCCAAGGGAACGAAGTGCCCAAGGGTATGGAAGAGGACCTCTGAGGCGTTATTTTCCGAAATCTTTTCTAACCTCAAAATTTATTAGGATATCCTAATTCTCATGTCCTGCCAAATTTTTTCAGAGTGTCTTTACTTTATATAAGCTATATAAAATTATTGAATTTAATAGTACTATATTAAAATTTTAAATAAGATTTTAAGTATTAATTATAAAGTAAAAGTTTAACTGATATTAATAAAAATTAGTTAAATAACAAAAAGAAAAATTAAGATACGCAAAAAATTGTAAATTTTCTCCAAAGTTTACCATAGTTTAGCATAAACAAAAATACATATGCGAAAGAGAGATACAAAGAACTCAGCAGATGACAGATAAAAGGGTATGAGAGTCGATTAATCCAAAGAGACATACTATCACACGAGCGGTAGATGCGAAAAATGAACATACACCACGCGGGTTTGTAGCAAACTTAGAATAAAACAGGCACAAGTTTAACATGTGTAACTACAAGGAAAAAGGAATGTGTTTTCGTTTATTCTCAGTAGTGAAAACATTAGCACCTTTAGAGCTTCTGGGAATCTATCTACAGAATCCATTCATTTAGAAGGTACTGGCTCCACTGCACAAGCCAGAAACTGCAAAACATTATATCACCACTACATTTATTCAGCACACCACTGGCAAAGAAGACCCACCACAAAGTAGTGCGCATATAAGTGGCATAACAGGATATCCCTTAATGTCTACCAAAGAGGTCCTCGTTTGGTGGCCGATGGGCTAATATCTATCGTTCCGAGGCCTACCCCCATAATGTAACTATTGGAACTGCCATTTGGATTTGAATTGATGGGTACTCCCATAATAATGAACATGTCTGCCCATAAGTTTGGGATATAATGTATCTTATATCCAAAATTTATGCACACACAAATACATTAAGAGAAGGGAATATCTGAAGAAAACTTCCACAACACGCGTACCCCCACTATAGAGCGCCGGGAGATATACTTGTAGTATTTATAACCACAGTGAATTGTAAGCAAAAAAATAGTGCTGGATGCTGGGGCTTCCATGGCAAATTTTGCTCTGTGGATAACACCATGAAGACAGATACATCTCAAGTGTGCTGGAGAATCCAGTTATTACTATTAAAAACAGTATATTTTCTGGAAAATTTAACATTAGTTATTATAATTTAAACACTAATTAAAAACATGATATTAAGCTTAAATTCTTAGTTATTAATAACTTTAATATTATGTTAAGATATTAATTTAAATCGAAAGAGAATAAAAAGACTAAATTAAGAAGTAAATTCACACCCAAAAATCCAGAGAGTTAGTGGTAAGGTAAAAGAAAAATTAAAGGGAATGCTCACGGACGTAGCGAAGCACGTTGTCAACTATCTGGGGAGCAATCCCAATGTAGTTCTCAGGCTTCAGCGAGGCCAAATCCTCATCGGTTAGATACTCCCTAACTTCCCCACTCTCCTTCACGACCTCAAGGAAGTCCCTTCCTTCCTCAAAAGCCTTCATGGCCAATTGCCTGACGAGCTCGTGCGCCTCCTGTCTGCCCATGCCTTTCTCGGCGAGCTTGAGCATCAGCGGTTCGGCCATGATGAGGTTCTTCGTCAGGTAGAGGTTGCGCTCGATGTTCTTGGGGAAGAACTCAAGGCCCTTGAGAACGCGGATTGTGACGCGGAGCATCTCGTCGAGGAGAACGAAGCTCTCGGGCAGAATAACGCGCTCGACGGAGGAATTCGTAAGGTCTCTCTCGTGCCACAGCGGGTTGTTGAGAAGCGCGGGGATAACGTTTGAGTAGAGAACCCTCGCCAGACCGCAGACCTTCTCTGTCCTTATGGGGTTCCTCTTGTGGGGCATCGTCGAAGAACCAACCTGCTTCTTTCCAAAGGGCTCGCTGACCTCAAGGATTTCCGTCCTCTGGAGGTTCCTAATCTCAAGGCCTATTTTGTCAAGAGTAGAAGCAACCAGGGCCAGAAACATCATCAGCTCGGCGTATAAGTCCCTCGGAACGAGCTGGTTGGTTATCAGCGCGGGCTTAAGGTCAAGGTCCTCCATGACGAGCCTCTCAATCTCAAGGGCCCTCTCCCCAAATGAAGCGGCGGTTCCAACGGCACCGCGCATCTTGCCAACGAGAACGCGCTTCTTGAGCTCCCCAAGCCTCTCAAGGTGTCTCTGAACCTCGTCGAGCCAGAGGGCGAACTTCATGCCGTAGGTCGTTGGAACCGCGTGCTGTCCGTGGGTTCTGCCGATACAGACGGTGTACTTGTGCTCCTCGGCGAGCTTTGCCAGAACGTCGCGGAGCTCCCTAAGGTAGCGCTCGATGAGCTCGAGGCTCTCCTTTATGAGGAGCGCGTTGGCGGTGTCGATTATGTCGTTGGAGGTCGCGCCGAGATGGACGTACTTCCCGTGCTCCCCGCAGACCTCGCTCAAGGCCTTGACGACGGCCATTATATCGTGGTGTATCTCCGCTTCTATCTCCTTGACGCGCTCAAGTTTCACCCACTCCGTGCTGGCCCTCTCGGAAATCACGCGGGCGCTTTCCTCGGGAATGTTGCCGAGCTTCGCGTGGGCCCTCGCCAGAGC
The Thermococcus sp. 21S9 DNA segment above includes these coding regions:
- a CDS encoding PPC domain-containing DNA-binding protein, whose amino-acid sequence is MEFKPGRIFLLRVPEGEDLLEFVNRFAEEKGIKTAIVKGIGSLRNPVVGYYSEEIKNYKRIELLGTFEMLTLLGNVSLKDGKPFAHLHVTLGNANGDVFGGHLMKGEVFVAELYVQELLGEPLVRKERGNNLSLWDEEPL
- a CDS encoding NifB/NifX family molybdenum-iron cluster-binding protein, which translates into the protein MRIIVSTINGGLDDRVNQAFGRTPTFTIVDIENGEIVNVQVVPNPGYSQPRGAGVTAAQFAIDQGADAVIAGQFGPNSYGVLQAAGIRMYSAPPTMTVREAVEALLRGELQPGIQGGAGMGPGGGMGRGMGRGGGMGRGRGMGRGRGGGWY
- a CDS encoding 6-carboxytetrahydropterin synthase, with the protein product MFRLVERKIGWHKDFDSSHFLALPYDSKCLRIHGHTYNVDVEIWGELNENGMIFDFNHLSNLIKRLDHRILVSEDWVLEREDSRVVVEKNGKRLELPEDEVVILDKPNVTAEYIAEWFAERIAEKAGENVKRILVKVWEDPRSYAQVLLER
- a CDS encoding antibiotic biosynthesis monooxygenase, whose product is MAIVRLWHGKVPIEKADEYEKFLIERAVPDYGSVEGLLKLYFTRKDEGDVAHFLLITVWDSMKAIKRFAGENPERAKYYPEDDEFFLEKEKYVQHYRVFYEK
- a CDS encoding DUF364 domain-containing protein; its protein translation is MLLRRIKREALKLVDGLELVDFGFALPYTWVLVGGENGKALGVAMTLPEEVQRYTNSISEPSLEAFIEKADSLNVIERTLGLATINAVSQYYIDLSDATNVDVLELLPEKAGKVALIGNMPPLARELRERGYALYVFERNPKLWDRETLSDTLEYHLLPEMDIVIASASCLVNGTVDMLIDRAENAELFVLTGPTGQLLPEFLSGTRVTHLASMKVVDIEKALLGLKLGSFRGFEKGNQKYVIPVP
- a CDS encoding DUF134 domain-containing protein, translating into MPMRGPGWGRGRGRRRKMRMIGFIPQVRHFYPALPPVSQPKPPIFMTYEEFEALRLVDYEGLTQEEAGKRMGVSRGTVWRALNSARKKVAQMLVEGRELIILPQGNEVPKGMEEDL
- a CDS encoding DUF998 domain-containing protein encodes the protein MKKIQLLAGILAPIVALTGIGTAILINRSWWRLTDNAISDLGRLGLPHNWVLNVSLIVSAVLAIYYVIGLIGEVENTIEKLGIGVFIVGLTFLALIGLFPEGTSPHYYVSWGFFIFASLGFLITGIGMGLSGEKGLAVFSMALFAVGWALALWAKSHFSGIAPAEFVGVFGVIAWHYTIIWKKFRGAPRPRG
- a CDS encoding NifB/NifX family molybdenum-iron cluster-binding protein; amino-acid sequence: MKIAIPTNGGGLNDTVAPVFARAPAFLIVDIDENGNVVNEKVIQNPAMNATGGAGPLAVQTLINEGVEAIVAPQVGPNALGAIQAAGIRLYQVAPGTPVEEAIRAVTSGSAPSASTTVPAPAYGPYPVAPATPATPTAPAYPAYPPYGYGFGPGRGWGRGWGRGRGFGRGFGRGRGRGWGARLGYCPWTGQPSRRALRWLYGWW